One Streptomyces sp. V4I8 genomic window carries:
- a CDS encoding TetR/AcrR family transcriptional regulator: MQSRTPATRPGRPRSAAAATAILAATREALVELGWSKLTLGDVAARAGVAKTTIYRRWPGKNELVVDAVAELFDELELPDRGSLAADIEGVVLQFATILDRPEARSGLMAAVAESTRDEALRERIRESIVERQKRLVLQGRTRAQARGELPPESGPADAARTVDLIFDVVAGAVVHRTLVSGRPADEEWVRGFTQVLLLGLSGAAAHPVDP, encoded by the coding sequence ATGCAGAGCCGCACCCCCGCCACCCGCCCCGGCCGCCCGCGCAGCGCGGCCGCGGCCACGGCGATCCTGGCGGCGACGCGGGAGGCTCTGGTCGAACTGGGCTGGTCCAAGCTCACCCTGGGAGACGTGGCCGCGCGCGCGGGGGTTGCGAAAACGACCATTTATCGCCGGTGGCCTGGCAAGAACGAGCTGGTCGTCGACGCGGTGGCGGAGCTCTTCGACGAACTGGAACTCCCCGACCGGGGCTCCCTGGCCGCCGACATCGAGGGTGTGGTCCTGCAGTTCGCGACGATCCTGGACCGCCCCGAGGCCAGGAGCGGCCTGATGGCGGCGGTGGCGGAGTCGACGCGGGACGAGGCGCTGCGGGAACGCATCCGTGAGTCGATCGTCGAGCGCCAGAAACGCCTGGTCCTCCAGGGCCGCACCCGCGCCCAGGCACGTGGCGAGCTGCCCCCCGAGTCCGGCCCCGCGGACGCCGCCCGCACGGTCGACCTCATCTTCGACGTCGTCGCCGGCGCGGTGGTGCACCGCACGCTGGTCAGCGGCCGCCCGGCGGACGAGGAGTGGGTACGCGGCTTCACCCAGGTACTGCTGCTGGGCCTGAGTGGTGCGGCCGCGCACCCTGTCGATCCCTGA
- a CDS encoding tetratricopeptide repeat protein has translation MQPRNMSMSGVVDLAAVKAAQEAKAKAEQARAEAARQGGGGAVSPADLVIDVDEAGFERDVLQRSAEVPVVIDFWAEWCQPCKQLSPVLERLAVEYDGRFLLARIDVDANQMLMQQFGVQGIPAVFAVVAGQALPLFQGAAGEAQIRETLDQLVTVAEQRFGLTGLTVDPDAEPGGAQTAPAEPVGPYDALLEAAVQALDAGDLAGAVQAYKNVLAEDPANMEATLGLAQAELLQRVQGVDPQQVRKDAADKPADAQAQIAAADLDLVGGHVEDAFGRLIDTVQRTVGDDRDAVRVRLLELFEVVGAEDPRVAAARRALARALF, from the coding sequence ATGCAGCCACGGAACATGTCCATGAGCGGAGTCGTCGACCTCGCCGCGGTGAAGGCGGCCCAGGAGGCCAAGGCGAAGGCGGAGCAGGCGCGTGCAGAGGCCGCCCGGCAGGGCGGGGGAGGGGCCGTGTCGCCCGCCGACCTCGTCATCGATGTCGATGAGGCGGGGTTCGAGCGGGACGTCCTCCAGCGGTCCGCCGAGGTGCCCGTCGTCATCGACTTCTGGGCCGAGTGGTGCCAGCCCTGCAAGCAGCTGAGCCCGGTGCTGGAGCGCCTCGCCGTCGAGTACGACGGGCGGTTCCTCCTCGCCAGGATCGACGTCGACGCCAACCAGATGCTGATGCAGCAGTTCGGCGTGCAGGGGATCCCCGCTGTCTTCGCCGTCGTCGCCGGTCAGGCGCTGCCGCTCTTCCAGGGGGCGGCCGGTGAGGCGCAGATCCGCGAGACGCTGGACCAGCTCGTCACCGTAGCCGAGCAGCGGTTCGGTCTCACCGGCCTCACCGTCGACCCCGACGCCGAGCCCGGCGGCGCCCAGACCGCTCCCGCCGAGCCGGTCGGCCCGTACGACGCGTTGCTCGAAGCCGCCGTGCAGGCCCTGGACGCGGGGGACTTGGCCGGTGCCGTCCAGGCGTACAAGAACGTGCTGGCCGAGGACCCGGCGAACATGGAGGCCACACTCGGGCTCGCCCAGGCCGAGTTGCTCCAGCGGGTGCAGGGGGTCGACCCGCAGCAGGTGCGCAAGGACGCCGCCGACAAGCCGGCCGACGCGCAGGCACAGATCGCCGCCGCCGACCTGGACCTGGTGGGCGGACATGTCGAGGACGCCTTCGGACGGCTCATCGACACCGTGCAGCGCACGGTGGGTGACGACCGGGATGCCGTAAGGGTTCGCTTGCTGGAGCTGTTCGAGGTCGTCGGCGCCGAGGATCCGCGGGTGGCGGCGG